The nucleotide sequence AACCGGGTCAGCGCCTCCACCCCGCTCTTGAGATAGCCGGCGCCGGGCTGCGAGGGCAGCTGGTAGGCGTCCGGGACACCGAGCACTCCGCGGCTCTCCATGGCCGAGAAGGTGCGCAGGCCGATCCGGTAGGACAGATGGCTCTCCAGCTGGTGCATGCGCCCTTCGTCCAGGCGCTGGGAGGCGAGCAGCAGATGCACGCCCAGCGACCGGCCGAGGCGCCCGATCATCACGAAGAGGTCCATGAACTCGCGATGCGCGGCGAGGAGTTCGCTGAACTCGTCGACGACGACGAAGAGGCTGGGCAGCGGCGTCAGCGGGGTGCCGGAGGCGCGGGCCTTCTCGTACTCCAGGGCGGAGGTGTAGTTGCCGGCCGCCCGCAGCAGCTCCTGGCGTCGCATGAGTTCGCCGTGCAGGGCGTCCTGCATGCGTTCCACCAGGGCGACTTCGTCCGCGAGGTTGGTGATGACGGCGGAGGTGTGCGGGAGTTCGTCCAGGCCGAGGAAGGTCGCGCCGCCCTTGAAGTCGACCAGGACGAAGTTCAGGGTCTCGGAGGAGTTGGTGAGGGCCAGTCCGAGGACCAGGGTGCGCAGCAGCTCGCTCTTGCCGGAGCCGGTGGCGCCGATGAGCATGCCGTGCGGGCCCATGCCGCCCTGCGCGGACTCCTTGATGTCGAGTTCCACGGGGGTGCCGTCGGCGCCCACCGCGACGGGGACCCGCAGCCGGGCGGCCCCCGTGTGGCGCTTCCAGAGGGTGTCGGGAGTGTGCCGGTGCAGGTCGGGGATGCCGAGCAGGGTGGTCAGCTGCACGTCGGCGCTGAGGGGTTCGGCGACGTCCACGGCCAGGCTCATGCGGTACGGGGCGAGCAGCCGGGCCAGTGCCTCGGCCGCGACGGGCCCGACCCGGTCGGGGCGGCCGAGGAGGGTGGTCTGCTCCTTGCGGCTGCGGTCGGTGCGCACCAGGCGGACCGCCTCCGGGGTCACGTCGAGGCGCAGGGTGGTGCGGCCGGGGCGCCAGGTGAAGGCTCCGGAGAGGTCCAGCACGACGGTGTTGCGGAAGCCGGGGCCGTCCAGGCGGTGACCGGCGGGCACGGTGACGCCGTCGACCACGATCACCGTGTAGGGCTCGTCCCGGCCCGGCACGGCGTCCGGGTCGAAGACCGGGCGCTCGGTGAACTCGGCGCCCAGCAGGTCCTCCAGGTCGTTGAAGGTGCCGGCCACCATGCGGGCGGCGCCGGCGCCGTCCTGCTCCTGCGGATGCAGGTTGTGGGGCAGCCACTTGACCCACTCCCAGTCCGCGCGCCTCTCGTCCGGGACGCACAGCGCGATCCACAGCTCCTCCGGCGGGTGGAACACCGCGAGCTGGCACAACGCCGCGCGGACCATGGCACGCGTGGCGTTCTCGTCACCGCGGGTCAGCACCCGCGACCAGGACCGCAGGTAGAGCGCGATGGGCTGGCCGGGGACGGTGCTGTAGGCGCGGATGAAGCGGCGCAGGGCGTGCGCGCTGAGCGGTTCCAGGTCCTCGACGGGCTTGGTGGACAGCGGGTTGAGCCGCATCGCGAACTGCTGTTCGCCGACGGCTATCCGGACCTCGCCGAAGTCCTCGTCCTTGACCCGCCGTTCCCACAGCCGGGTGGTGCGGACCATCGCGCGCAGCGTCCGGGGGTGCGGGTGCCGCCAGGCGAGGGCCAGTTGCTGTTCGACGACGGCCCGGTGGACCTGGCGTCTGATCTGGGTGAGATAGCGCAGGTAGTCCCGGCGTTCGCCGCGCAGCCGTTGCTTGCGTTCGCCGGACTTGCGCATGACCTGACCGACCATCATGGCCGCGGAGGCCAGCACCATCATGCCCAGCGCTATGTAGGTGAAGGAGCTGTTGCCGCCGCCCGGCCTGATGAACATCATCATCATGGACACGGACATCATGGCCATCGGCAGGTACGTCCAGACCGCCGAGCTGTCCGGCACGGTCTCCGGGAGCGTCGGGGGTTCTTGCAGGCTCAGCTCGCCCTCGGGCATGTCGGGGCCTCGGCGACGGGCCGGCCTGCGAAAGAGAACCACACTCAACGCAACTGCTCCTTAGCGGGATCGGGGCTTCGCGCCGCGGAACGGGGCGCTGATCCCCCGGCGTTGTGACACGCCGTCGGTTCGGGGCCCATAATTCTGTTCGACTGCCCATCGGTAGTCTGCATGGCGACGACACATACGTCCAAGCAGCCACCGGCCTAACTGCCGTCGGAGCCCTGCCAGTTCGGCGCCCGACCTCCGGCCTCGCCCGGCTCGACTCATGGAGACGTGAGACCCACGATGACCGACAGCTCCGTTGCGGGCCTGTGCCGCCTCACCGTCCGGGCCCCGGCCAGGACCATCGATCTGGCCGTGCCCTCGGACGTGCCGGTGGCCGATCTGCTGCCCACGGTCCTGCAATACGCGGGCGAGGAGGTCGAGGAGAACGGTCTGGAGCACGACGGCTGGCTGCTGCAACGCCTCGGCGGGGCCGCGCTGGACGACGAGGCCACCCTGGCCGCACTCGAACTCAAGGACGGCGAGGTCCTGTATCTGCGTCCGCAGACCGAGTCGCTGCCCGAGGTCCGGCTCGACGACCTGGTGGACGGCATGGCGACGGTGACCCGCGACCGGCTGCACAGCTGGGAGGCGGCGACCGGCCGGCGACTGCTGCTCGGCATGGCGGTGGCCGTCCTGACACTGGCCCTCGCGGTACTGGCGTGGCCCGGTGGTCCGGCGGGGCCTCGGATCGCCACCGCCGGCGTGGCGGGCCTGCTGCTGCTCGCCGGGGCCGCCTCCGCGAGCCGCGCGGTGGGCGACGCGGCGGCCGGCGCCGCGCTCGGGTTCATGGCCGGCCCCTTCCTGGCCCTGGCCGGCTGGCTGCAACCGGGCGGCGAGATCGCGGGCGCCCAGGCCCACCAGGTGCTGGGTGCCCGGCTGCTGGCCGCGTCGGCCGCCTGGGCGGGCGGAGCGGTGCTCGCCCTCGCCCTGACCGCCGTGCGCACACCGCTGTTCGTGGCCTCCGCGCTGGTGTCGCTGGCCGGGGTGGCGGCCGGCGTCCTGATGAGCCTGTTCGACCTGGAGGTGGACGGCGCCGCGGCCGCCGTGGCCGCGCTGGCCGTGCTGCTGGGCGGCTTCGTGCCCGCCCTGTCGTTCCGGCTGGCCGGGATGCGCATGCCGGCCCTGCCGACCACCCCGCAGCAGCTCCAGGAGGGCATCGAGCCCTACCGGGGCGAGGACGTGACGATGCGCACCGAGCTGGCGAGCGGCTGGATGACCGCCCTCTACGCCGCCTCGGGCGTCCTGTGCGCGGGCTGTCTGGCGCCGCTGGCCCGCAACCCGGTGCTCCCGGAGGCGCTGACCGCCGTGGTGCTCGCCCTGCTGCTGCTGGTGCACGGGCGGGGCATGGTCAACGTGTGGCAGCGGCTGGCGCTGGTGCTGCCCGGCGCCTGGGGGGTGGCCCTGCTGGTGTTCGCCCTGACGTCCGCCACCGCCGCGGCCGACCGGCCCGCAGTGGTGGCCGGGCTGCTGGCGTCGGCCACCGTGCTGGCGGTCGCCTCCTGGACGGTGCCGGGCCGGCGGATGCTGCCCTACTGGGGCAGGGCGGCGGAGCTGATGCAGTCGCTGCTGGCCATCGCCCTGCTGCCGCTGACGCTGTGGGTGCTCGGCGTCTTCGCCGCGCTGCGCGCCATCAACGGCTGACCCGGGCCACGGGAACGACGTGCAGGAGAACTTCGACGCGAACGGCCCCGCGCTGCGGCGGCCGGTGCGGACCGGCTGACCGGAAGGACCGCGGTTCATGCAATCCAAGCGCGACCAGGTGCAGGCGCACGCCTTCGTCATGGGCCGCCTCACCTCGGGCATGCTGCTCGCCGACCCGGACGCCCCCGAGAGCCCGCTGGCGCGCACCACGCGCGGGGCCGGCATCGGCGTGGTGATCACGGTGCTGATCTGCGCGGGGGCGGTGGTGTTCGGGCTGATCTCGCCGGGCGGCAACGACT is from Streptomyces asoensis and encodes:
- the eccCa gene encoding type VII secretion protein EccCa is translated as MPEGELSLQEPPTLPETVPDSSAVWTYLPMAMMSVSMMMMFIRPGGGNSSFTYIALGMMVLASAAMMVGQVMRKSGERKQRLRGERRDYLRYLTQIRRQVHRAVVEQQLALAWRHPHPRTLRAMVRTTRLWERRVKDEDFGEVRIAVGEQQFAMRLNPLSTKPVEDLEPLSAHALRRFIRAYSTVPGQPIALYLRSWSRVLTRGDENATRAMVRAALCQLAVFHPPEELWIALCVPDERRADWEWVKWLPHNLHPQEQDGAGAARMVAGTFNDLEDLLGAEFTERPVFDPDAVPGRDEPYTVIVVDGVTVPAGHRLDGPGFRNTVVLDLSGAFTWRPGRTTLRLDVTPEAVRLVRTDRSRKEQTTLLGRPDRVGPVAAEALARLLAPYRMSLAVDVAEPLSADVQLTTLLGIPDLHRHTPDTLWKRHTGAARLRVPVAVGADGTPVELDIKESAQGGMGPHGMLIGATGSGKSELLRTLVLGLALTNSSETLNFVLVDFKGGATFLGLDELPHTSAVITNLADEVALVERMQDALHGELMRRQELLRAAGNYTSALEYEKARASGTPLTPLPSLFVVVDEFSELLAAHREFMDLFVMIGRLGRSLGVHLLLASQRLDEGRMHQLESHLSYRIGLRTFSAMESRGVLGVPDAYQLPSQPGAGYLKSGVEALTRFRAAYVSGPYRRRRGAAVQARVASQVVPWTAGWVVPRTTAAPAPLPEEETESAESLLAVAVDRLRDSGPGAHQVWLPPLDEPPTLDALLPGLEPTADRGLSATRWPGTGRLRVPVGLVDKPFDQRREPLVLDLSAGGGHVAIAGGSQSGKSTVLRTLLASLALTHTPAEVQFYCLDFGGGTLSSLAGLPHVGGVASRLDSERISRTVAEVTAVLNHREQFFLDHGIDSMAGYRRRRAAGEFADEKHGDVFLVVDGWAQVKQNFDHLLPTFNQLATGGLNYGIHLVVTTTRWVELSAQVRDQSATRLELRLGDPMDSVVDVRKAAVVPRLPGRGLTIDGKLHFLTALPRLDGAVTTEDLVDGVTALVERTAAHWPGEPAPAVRMLPHRLPASALPAPELGDGLRLPLGQDEEKLSTVWHDFSRTPHLVAVGDTESGKTNLLRLVAQAVTARYAPHEARVLVVDYRRELVDAVPPEYQLGHAVSVDALKELVAGSARALKTRLPGPDITPARMRLADWWNGPRLFVLVDDYDMVVGSGNYDHPFAPLFDHLALGHELGLHVVAVRSATGAGRGLNDQLLRRLDEVNTPGVLLSCPPSEGYVFGNIKPRNLPPGRAQYIARRKANLIQTALAQPAEPAGGGEAEGEGGNA
- the eccD gene encoding type VII secretion integral membrane protein EccD — encoded protein: MTDSSVAGLCRLTVRAPARTIDLAVPSDVPVADLLPTVLQYAGEEVEENGLEHDGWLLQRLGGAALDDEATLAALELKDGEVLYLRPQTESLPEVRLDDLVDGMATVTRDRLHSWEAATGRRLLLGMAVAVLTLALAVLAWPGGPAGPRIATAGVAGLLLLAGAASASRAVGDAAAGAALGFMAGPFLALAGWLQPGGEIAGAQAHQVLGARLLAASAAWAGGAVLALALTAVRTPLFVASALVSLAGVAAGVLMSLFDLEVDGAAAAVAALAVLLGGFVPALSFRLAGMRMPALPTTPQQLQEGIEPYRGEDVTMRTELASGWMTALYAASGVLCAGCLAPLARNPVLPEALTAVVLALLLLVHGRGMVNVWQRLALVLPGAWGVALLVFALTSATAAADRPAVVAGLLASATVLAVASWTVPGRRMLPYWGRAAELMQSLLAIALLPLTLWVLGVFAALRAING